Genomic DNA from Leclercia adecarboxylata:
TCAGCGCTGGCTGTTTTACGCGTATGACAGGATACGGAGGACGGTTGTGGCGCACGTCTTCGGTGAACGCACTCTGGCCACACTGGAGCGTCTTCTGAGCCTGCTGTCGGCCTTTGAGGTCGTGGTATGGATGACGGATGGCTGGCCGCTGTATGAATCACGCCTGAAGGGAAAGCTGCACGTTATCAGCAAGCGTTACACTCAGCGCATTGAGCGACATAACCTGAATCTGAGACAACATCTGGCAAGGCTTGGACGGAAGTCACTGTCGTTCTCAAAATCGGTGGAGCTGCATGACAAGGTCATCGGGCATTATCTGAACATAAAACACTATCAGTAAGTTGGAGTCATTACCTACGACATCGGTAGAATACATTTACTGGAATTCGCCGTTAGCATGAACACTGCGGCGTATGCTAGGGGTTTTCAGGAGGCGTGTCATCTGTCAGTTAATCGGGAGCACCGTTGATGGTCGTCATTTTTGTAACATATCTTGTTTCCCGTTTGCTCCTGAAGCTCTGGGAACTGTATGACCAGCCCGACGGTGATGATTAACGGGACTGAAACAGGTTACGGCAGAGCAATATGGGGCTCATGTCCTGCTACGTAACCCGTCAGTAAAGCCCTGCTGCGCACCTGACGCTAAGCACTAACCCGCCTGCAGTTACCTGGTCGAATACAGCCCGCGAAGCTTTCTTGCCTGCGTCTGATGTGCTTCCGCACCGGCATTATTGACCTGCTCATGCACGAGAGCGGCTTTTTCTCCGGCATTCAGTTCGTTAAAAGAAGAAGACGAGGTCTTTGAATTTGCATCACTGCCGGACAGCATTTTTTTATGTTCCTCAATCATTTTCTGATGCGCATAGGACGCGCTGTTGTTCATAAATGAATGAGCAACAATGGCCCTTTCATGTTCATTCATTTCAGAGAATGAGGGCGTGTTGTTTTTATTAACCCTGTCCGGTAAGTTTTCATGCGTCGAGGAATTCACATGACTGACGGCTGAGGCATTATTAACAAATCGATGTGCTTCATGGGCAATATCACTGGACTGAGCAAAAGCTGCCCCACAAAATAAAGCTGTAAACGCAGTGGTCGTGATTAATATATTCATGTGTAATTACCTTCTGAGGTACATAAAAGATGTCCTTATGATCATATATAAAAATAATCAACCTGTGGGGAAGATGACGTAAATGTAATACAGCTATGTACATTACACGATTGTAATGAATTTGTTTCTTAAGGTGTGCTAGATTCATTTCATTGTAAGTGGATGAACCAGTAATTTAATTTAAATCGGTTCTCGAATTCTGTCAGTAACCATACTTTAAATAAGGGAATGCGCATGCTGTTGAAAACGTCTCGACGAACTTTCCTGAAGGGGTTAACCCTCTCTGGCGTAGCCGGAAGTCTTGGCGTATGGAGTTTCAATGCGCGTTCCAGTCTGAGCCTGCCAGTTGCCGCATCCCTGCAGGGTACTCAGTTTGACCTGACCATTGGTGAAACGGCCGTCAATATCACGGGCAGTGAGCGTCAGGCCAAAACAATCAATGGAGGCCTGCCGGGGCCCGTTCTTCGCTGGAAAGAAGGTGACACCATTACCCTGAAGGTCAAAAACCGTCTTAATGAACAGACGTCCATTCACTGGCACGGCATTATTCTTCCGGCCAATATGGATGGTGTTCCGGGGCTGAGTTTTATGGGCATAGAGCCTGATGATACCTACGTTTACACCTTTAAGGTTAAGCAGAACGGGACTTACTGGTACCACAGCCATTCCGGTCTGCAGGAACAGGAGGGGGTATACGGTGCCATTATCATCGATGCCAGGGAGCCAGAACCGTTTGCTTACGATCGTGAGCATGTGGTCATGTTGTCTGACTGGACCGATGAAAATCCTCACAGCCTGCTGAAAAAATTAAAAAAACAGTCGGATTACTACAATTTCAATAAACCAACCGTTGGCTCTTTTTTCCGCGACGTGAATACCAGGGGGCTGTCAGCCACCATTGCCGATCGGAAAATGTGGGCTGAAATGAAAATGAATCCGACTGACCTCGCGGATGTCAGTGGCTACACCTACACCTATCTCATGAACGGGCAGGCCCCGCTGAAAAACTGGACCGGACTGTTCCGTCCCGGTGAAAAGATACGCTTACGGTTTATCAACGGCTCGGCAATGACCTATTTCGATATCCGTATCCCCGGGCTGAAAATGACGGTCGTGGCTGCAGATGGCCAGTATGTAAACCCGGTTACCGTTGACGAATTCAGGATTGCCGTTGCCGAAACCTATGATGTCATTGTGGAGCCTCAGGGTGAGGCCTATACCATCTTCGCACAATCCATGGACAGGACCGGTTACGCTCGAGGGACACTGGCCACGAGAGAGGGGTTAAGTGCTGCCGTTCCCCCCCTCGATCCCCGTCCTCTGTTGACCATGGAAGATATGGGTATGGGGGGAATGGGACATGATATGGCAGGAATGGACCACAGCCAGATGGGAGGCATGGATAACAGCGGAGAGATGATGTCTATGGACGGTGCTGACCTTCCGGATAGCGGGACATCCTCCGCGCCCATGGATCACAGCAGCATGGCCGGTATGGATCATTCCCGGATGGCCGGAATGCCGGGTATGCAAAGTCATCCTGCGTCAGAAACGGATAACCCACTGGTTGATATGCAGGCGATGAGCGTCTCTCCGAAATTAAATGATCCGGGTATTGGTCTTCGAAATAACGGAAGAAAGGTTCTCACGTACGCGGATTTGAAAAGCCGCTTTGAGGATCCTGACGGACGTGAACCTGGCCGTACCATAGAACTGCATTTAACCGGCCACATGGAAAAGTTTGCCTGGTCATTTAACGGAATCAAGTTTTCAGATGCCGCACCGGTGCTGCTGAAATACGGTGAGCGGCTCAGGATCACGCTGATCAACGATACCATGATGACTCACCCCATTCACCTGCATGGTATGTGGAGCGATCTGGAAGATGAAAACGGTAATTTCATGGTTCGTAAACACACAATAGATGTTCCCCCTGGTACAAAACGCAGTTACAGAGTGACAGCAGATGCGCTTGGCCGCTGGGCGTATCACTGCCATTTGCTCTATCACATGGAAATGGGAATGTTTCGTGAAGTCCGGGTGGAGGAA
This window encodes:
- a CDS encoding copper resistance protein; its protein translation is MNILITTTAFTALFCGAAFAQSSDIAHEAHRFVNNASAVSHVNSSTHENLPDRVNKNNTPSFSEMNEHERAIVAHSFMNNSASYAHQKMIEEHKKMLSGSDANSKTSSSSFNELNAGEKAALVHEQVNNAGAEAHQTQARKLRGLYSTR
- the pcoA gene encoding multicopper oxidase PcoA, giving the protein MLLKTSRRTFLKGLTLSGVAGSLGVWSFNARSSLSLPVAASLQGTQFDLTIGETAVNITGSERQAKTINGGLPGPVLRWKEGDTITLKVKNRLNEQTSIHWHGIILPANMDGVPGLSFMGIEPDDTYVYTFKVKQNGTYWYHSHSGLQEQEGVYGAIIIDAREPEPFAYDREHVVMLSDWTDENPHSLLKKLKKQSDYYNFNKPTVGSFFRDVNTRGLSATIADRKMWAEMKMNPTDLADVSGYTYTYLMNGQAPLKNWTGLFRPGEKIRLRFINGSAMTYFDIRIPGLKMTVVAADGQYVNPVTVDEFRIAVAETYDVIVEPQGEAYTIFAQSMDRTGYARGTLATREGLSAAVPPLDPRPLLTMEDMGMGGMGHDMAGMDHSQMGGMDNSGEMMSMDGADLPDSGTSSAPMDHSSMAGMDHSRMAGMPGMQSHPASETDNPLVDMQAMSVSPKLNDPGIGLRNNGRKVLTYADLKSRFEDPDGREPGRTIELHLTGHMEKFAWSFNGIKFSDAAPVLLKYGERLRITLINDTMMTHPIHLHGMWSDLEDENGNFMVRKHTIDVPPGTKRSYRVTADALGRWAYHCHLLYHMEMGMFREVRVEE